Proteins encoded by one window of Lepeophtheirus salmonis chromosome 10, UVic_Lsal_1.4, whole genome shotgun sequence:
- the LOC121125537 gene encoding uncharacterized protein codes for MRYHWNLLYFPTIIWATRTRMVSNKKDRNTFIAINFEHDYSESNMEDYTVKLRPQTNENKSSEPLDEFSLSLKFKLYTSTPQTVFSSSNISFWIDSIENQVAVVRFGSKYEYLILHKDFLFPHTWHYLCINKIKLSDQNMSNLQVSLDYFNYLDVNGTSDRFYLSRGFIEDLELGGLAPYISHSSILHPFSGMITEFNCLTINPIERYFPKKKMYVFQWNSKNLVMYTGKFQKFLYLRYRDFFSTEIVNRIIRHSEKNYKESCNSCLFLNGVLVLAFNDEFQHPCAHINYKYQKDHHYKFAEHMIRVKITELNDQNKTQRKTCNNMTNSYRDEYSLINHKFNCITPLFTTFSVRGMPPHSLDLIDYKYYLQVIDEEIRLHGVSKNVIKRLSECSSIWILTYTYDPHQIIAFYNGTKSYPWGLNPWFFLNGRTYEQMPLKITRCKEDQFSCNEPVCIPLSSVCNDFKDCADAEDEKECITIETLAYRKDFPPPMLQDKKEPISVHIQFHLISINKIDESSGELEIRYFIQLNWKDSRIKFYHLFNDTERILTNEEKNNIWIPPLLFDNAAKSQYKFIEDHRITISARKEKYIIGTPNSVSFLSEKLHYNGIDVQLIYRTENNLNFFCTFNYLNYPFDSQTCKIFIGLPFDIKKKVELIVNTSTRIEPIHLVQYELSGLKFESTDNGVAVVHITLKRLFYNIFWITYLPTLFLQALTILTLYFPPNRFDFIIMSALTTMIVMNNLYQTLYSYLPLTGYNKMIDYWFIFSLTMPFFVFIIEVIIELSFSMSKRKMKNYILIYIVNFYGKNIVIISIIVFDVFYWIYNLDFYYN; via the exons ATGCGTTATCATTGGAATTTGTTATACTTTCCGACCATTATATGGGCCACCAGAACAAGGATGGTATCCAACAAG AAAGATAGAAATACCTTCATAgcaataaattttgaacatgATTATAGTGAATCAAATATGGAAGACTACACTGTGAAATTACGTCCCCAGACAAATGAAAACAAGTCTTCTGAGCCTCTTGACGAATTTTCACTCAGCTTGAAATTCAAGCTCTATACTTCAACTCCACAAACAGTATTTTCAAGTTCAAACATTTCCTTTTGGATTGATTCAATTGAAAATCAAGTGGCAGTCGTGAGATTTGGTAGCAAATATGAATATCTAATCCTACATAAGGATTTCCTCTTTCCTCACACTTGGCACTACCTTTGTATCAATAAAATCAAACTGAGCGATCAAAACATGAGTAATCTTCAGGTTAGTCTTGATTACTTCAACTATTTAGATGTAAATGGAACTTCAGATCGGTTTTATCTGTCACGTGGATTCATAGAAGACTTAGAACTGGGTGGCCTTGCACCATACATTTCACACTCATCCATCTTACACCCATTTTCCGGAATGATAACCGAATTTAATTGTTTGACAATAAATCCTATTGAAAgatattttccgaaaaaaaaaatgtacgtcTTCCAATGGAACTCCAAAAATTTAGTGATGTATACTGggaaatttcaaaagtttttatat CTTCGGTATCGTGACTTTTTTTCTACGGAAATTGTCAATCGGATAATTAGACACTCAGAGAAAAACTACAAGGAAAGTTGCAATTCTTGTCTGTTCCTTAATGGCGTTTTGGTTCTCGCTTTTAATGATGAATTCCAACACCCTTGTGctcatataaattacaaatatcaaaagGACCACCATTATAAATTCGCAGAACACATGATACGTGTCAAGATTACAGAATTAAATGATCAAAACAAGACGCAACGTAAAACATGTAATAACATGACTAACTCATACAGGGATGAATATAgcttaattaatcataaatttaattgtataacTCCTCTATTCACAACTTTTTCTGTACGAGGCATGCCCCCTCATAGCTTGGATctcattgattataaatattatctccAAGTGATAGATGAAGAAATAAGGCTTCACGGAGTTTCTAAAAACGTAATCAAGAGGCTTTCCGAATGCTCTTCAATCTGGATTTTGACGTACACCTACGACCCTCATCAAATAATTGCTTTCTATAATGGGACCAAATCCTATCCTTGGGGGTTAAATCCTTGGTTCTTTCTAAATGGTCGTACTTATGAACAAATGCCACTAAAAATAACCAGG TGTAAAGAAGATCAATTTTCTTGTAACGAACCCGTATGCATCCCCCTCAGCAGTGTCTGCAATGACTTTAAAGATTGTGCTGATGCAGAAGATGAAAAAGAATGTATCACAATTGAAACCCTAGCCTACCGCAAAGATTTTCCTCCACCCATGCTTCAAGATAAAAAAGAACCAATTTCCGTTCACATCCAGTTTCATCTCATTtccattaataaaattgatgaaTCCTCTGGAGAGCTTGAAATCCGGTATTTTATTCAGCTAAATTGGAAGGATTCTCGAATTAAGTTTTATCACTTGTTTAATGACACGGAACGTATTTtgacaaatgaagaaaaaaataacatttggaTACCTCCACTTCTATTTGATAATGCAGCTAAAagtcaatacaaatttatagagGATCATCGCATCACCATTTCTGCccgaaaggaaaaatatataattggtaCTCCAaactctgtttcttttttgtccgAAAAGTTACATTATAATGGCATAGATGTACAATTGATTTACCgcacagaaaataatttgaactttttttgcacttttaattatcttaattatCCATTTGACTCACAGACCTGTAAAATCTTTATCGGACTCCCCTTTGACATCAAGAAGAAGGTTGAATTGATTGTGAATACGTCAACACGAATTGAGCCAATTCATTTAGTGCAGTATGAATTATCTGGATTAAAGTTTGAGTCTACAGATAATGGTGTAGCAGTTGTTCACATTACACTAAAGagattgttttataatatattttggattacATATCTGCCAACTCTTTTTTTGCAGGCCCTCACCATTCTCACTCTTTACTTTCCGCCAAATAGGTTTGATTTTATCATCATGTCTGCTCTTACAACCATGATCGTCATGAACAACCTCTATCAAACACTGTATTCATATTTACCACTAACAGGATACAATAAGATGATCGACTATTGGTTTATCTTTTCACTCACGATGCCGTTTTTCGTCTTCATAATTGAAGTGATCATTGAGCTAAGTTTCTCCAtgtctaaaagaaaaatgaaaaattatattctaatttacatTGTAAACTTCTATGGTAAAAATATCGTCATAATCTCCATAATAGTTTTTGACGTCTTCTACTGGATATACAACCTTGATTTTtactataactaa